The following coding sequences are from one Lolium rigidum isolate FL_2022 chromosome 6, APGP_CSIRO_Lrig_0.1, whole genome shotgun sequence window:
- the LOC124663619 gene encoding uncharacterized protein LOC124663619 gives MRELPQLPLALHPPHLIPPAPTPDHRALSFLNDLGGLSWVAYAAGSLLAISHLPSPPRTSGSATTDEESPFFRQVIDLQAPVSAVAWCGHGGGELAAASANSVSFFQPAPSSSAGSFSWLLRWAITETFTVTAVAWTGSGDGIVLAGEGVSMWAKTQSSWQLAWRSMPQVPQSLVSATYFIHGPVVAASAAAPSEGNVPVLVFLNGAKLGLDTAELPHPQPVSMIQWRPLAICADDRSEVRREILMTCCLDGTARLWTEDEVTRSKKHRALPRSFSVIAVIELNNVLNGVLGVDLTVRWVVETGRSVSQEDQGKFNLFSGDPSESKVGKCEWLVSIGPGQCTNFWAVHCLDDVCPPRYPRITLWKQSKPHEESAINLGSPGSFFVEAVISRRICSGPPTTCSLLHLLPDSSFIWSRLSFGPSSDTGTHISNDSSKTISCCSTKTINQAGHKGSIIEVSIHPYSCEIELAVSMDSSRVLFLWSLSTLSTLLPTLHASTYPLWKLLCKFDLRDISADVHYSCLCWAPSVLCDTRFLVLGGENGADCFVVRIPKEGDVFSCHKMFTVPFLRGSNTEGPPDSIHTIPLASNCSKPFFNNSFLVVCVWRKSFQALSWKIILHSEKRHEEEGCLCDLSASSLSTADQGRHVTSVRGEKFSAVIYEGSSVFPTGLDGEYPTCISVMSLNNAVLPLQQHVPSGAFPGYHIATGYSDGTVKLWKMFGVDDPEQTGRESNTWELVGMFSAHRGPISTISLSRCGRVATVGRNVQKNSTSIHIWEAVKLMGDGCFLLEDALMIQSPVVGLDWLSLGDGRFLLAVCFHNELHIYSQRHPSFENVLHAVSLENKHIWSCIALAHSHHDVAGFHWGPKSTILLVHKNHLSLFSSWLVRGANEHITRKGFSCATDVHEELPCIVHFNGTIFGKLGLSENHINMETIENNCTLLPDQHNIHSPNVLWSLLDISGILSGPLPSYHPRALIQYLYSGEWKRADGVLQHLVQSMKTSKNLDTMFNCSSCSKSCHNIPDIPLPQYFTDTPSSDISSKGLLWGDNRSSTAFNLLSPSNSFSYMASDLGINTITSVSQKSEINQLLDKSFGMLAISDSERIQILTVSDLLAEITDQNRASPYKSLDEAGRRFWIAVQFQRLYALRRSGDSSSVEGRHVDSASIAWAFQSDCQDDLLNYVLPAESTWSEMQKLGMGLWYTNVSQLRTRMEKLARLQYLKSKDPKDCALLYIALNRMKVLVGLFKVSRNEKDKRLYEFLCRNFEEEKNKAAALKNAYVLLGRHQWELAIAFFLLGGDASSALNVCAKNLQDEQLALVICRLVEGSGGPLERNLISNVLLPDAAEKGDHWLSSLLEWMLGNYSQSVSKLFGCHPKLLLDESNTRGGQNVFADPELGQYCAILATKHSFRNSVGEALSAKLSKLSFALAACALNRCGLPLEALECLSCKSSIDYKDSTSSPHGAHDKILDGILNPFDASSNWLSSMVVSDFESNLRVSMASKYLSRMLRNHSLCSECSLPLNKDMALKEQSSHSIEELTRDVTAAISIFDKRFSLQFSDIAEKILTFCCNDGILFLAYILLLGRRTPDGGTNSHGVEGCSVRPTDYLLLVSCKESCKFLTRYLVSCCFISSTLNTDFTKFTACTPKENIKYTIASLSHFLSTSRLLLKQGHGRTSGLDTTSALSTVMDLLEYNMEFSVSWLCRDIKALLIMINPVLGASINEESLQVLLDQLMQAAQRRSHGISINTDAVMPNGPFDMKQPETSEDSSLSIDEKWHLIGMSLWIGLSSFMKHHLTEFIGKERPELEASTSDVELKGLISSVGAKLVIDSLHFVSSSLVKLHASFFRQKLSKNVHLSVPFWLEYMSSQQRSEKTRHDQFAHIVQCVNTENMEVLFNILWEISANPVDICTAFVNEEVNCFPLNSTKLSRSWKDMVRNGGENKCSISSENNEEGRGFIDKASSDVNTLEPKRKYLIAQNDFQSPRELLRRNGELLEAICLNSINEQHAAIATNRKGLVFFNWYDKQHDKKPAEYIWSGSDWPSDGWACSESTRTPTPAATPISPSVGLGRRGQHLGSDGVTIGVGSLAKPGRDLTGGGAFGIPGYAGIGASGFGWGEPDEFEDFVDPPATLENIHSRALSRHPSLPFLLVGSSNTHVYLWEFGKDSATATYGVLPATSVPPPYALASISAVQFDYYGQRFATAALDGTICTWQVEVGGRSNVHPTESSLCFNGHASDVAYVDASGSILAAAGCNSNAANVVVCDMLAPPATCQNSIVCHEGGARSLSVFDNDIGSGTISPLIVTGGKSGGVALHDLRFISTGKSKHHKTTAGGSSIGMIWHIPKAHLGSVTSLSTIPNTTLFLTGSKDGDVKLWDANNSQLVFHWQKLHERHTFFQPTSRGFGGVVRAGVTDIQVLRNGFVSCGGDGSVKLVQLKNDFAAVNLL, from the exons ATGAGGGAGCTGCCGCAGTTGCCGCTCGCCCTCCACCCGCCGCATCTGATCCCTCCGGCGCCCACCCCCGACCACCGCGCTCTCTCCTTCCTCAACGACCTCGGCGGCCTCTCCTGGGTCGCCTACGCCGCCGGCTCCCTCCTAGCCATCTCCCACCTGCCCTCCCCACCCCGTACCAGCGGAAGCGCTACCACCGACGAAGAATCCCCATTCTTCCGCCAAGTCATCGACCTCCAAGCCCCCGTCTCCGCCGTCGCCTGGTGCGGCCATGGGGGAGGCGAGCTCGCGGCCGCGTCTGCCAACTCCGTCTCCTTCTTCCAGCCCGCGCCCTCGTCTTCTGCAG GTTCCTTCAGTTGGCTTCTGAGATGGGCCATCACCGAGACGTTCACGGTCACCGCCGTTGCCTGGACGGGCTCTGGCGACGGCATTGTGCTGGCCGGTGAGGGCGTTTCCATGTGGGCCAAGACACAGTCCTCCTGGCAGCTCGCTTGGAGGTCCATGCCACAGGTGCCACAGTCCCTCGTTTCTGCTACCTACTTCATCCATGGCCCTGTCGTAGCCGCTTCAGCTGCTGCTCCTTCCGAGGGCAATGTGCCTGTTCTGGTCTTTCTGAATGGTGCCAAACTGGGGCTCGACACAGCTGAGCTTCCGCATCCTCAGCCTGTTTCCATGATCCAGTGGAGACCTTTGGCAATATGTGCTGATGATCGGTCTGAAGTGAGGAGAGAAATCCTCATGACTTGCTGCTTGGATGGAACTGCCCGCCTATGGACTGAAGATGAGGTGACCAGGTCGAAGAAGCACCGTGCACTGCCAAGATCTTTCAGTGTCATTGCAGTAATCGAGTTGAACAATGTTCTAAATGGAGTGCTTGGTGTTGATTTAACTGTGAGATGGGTGGTAGAAACAGGAAGATCCGTATCGCAAGAGGACCAAGGTAAATTCAACTTGTTTTCAGGTGATCCCTCGGAGAGCAAGGTTGGCAAATGTGAGTGGCTGGTAAGCATTGGTCCTGGGCAATGTACCAACTTTTGGGCTGTTCATTGTCTTGATGATGTATGTCCACCAAGGTACCCACGGATTACGCTATGGAAACAGAGCAAACCACATGAGGAGTCTGCTATTAACTTGGGTTCCCCGGGATCATTTTTTGTTGAGGCTGTCATATCAAGAAGGATATGTTCTGGGCCACCTACAACATGCTCCCTGCTTCATTTGCTGCCTGATAGTTCTTTCATTTGGTCCCGCCTGTCTTTTGGCCCATCATCAGATACTGGGACCCATATTTCAAATGATTCTTCTAAAACAATCTCATGTTGTTCAACCAAAACTATTAATCAAGCTGGACATAAGGGTAGCATCATAGAGGTGTCTATTCATCCATACAGCTGCGAAATAGAGCTAGCTGTTTCTATGGATTCTAGCAGAGTACTATTTCTCTGGTCTCTTTCAACCTTATCAACTCTCTTACCGACCTTGCATGCATCCACTTATCCTTTATGGAAGCTCCTGTGCAAATTTGATCTGCGTGACATTTCTGCAGATGTGCACTACTCATGTCTGTGTTGGGCACCTTCTGTTCTCTGTGATACAAGGTTTCTTGTCTTGGGAGGTGAAAATGGAGCCGATTGTTTTGTTGTCAGAATCCCAAAGGAAGGCGATGTTTTCTCATGTCACAAGATGTTCACAGTTCCTTTCCTTCGAGGGAGTAATACAGAAGGGCCACCTGACAGCATTCATACCATACCTTTAGCTTCTAACTGCAGCAAACCTTTTTTCAACAACAGCTTCCTAGTAGTATGTGTATGGCGGAAGAGTTTTCAAGCTTTATCATGGAAAATAATCCTGCATTCAGAAAAGCGCCATGAAGAAGAGGGGTGTTTGTGTGATCTTTCTGCCAGTTCACTTTCCACTGCAGATCAAGGGAGACATGTTACTTCCGTCCGCGGTGAAAAGTTTTCAGCTGTTATTTATGAAGGTTCTTCGGTTTTCCCTACTGGCCTGGATGGAGAATATCCTACCTGCATTTCTGTTATGTCGCTCAATAATGCTGTATTACCTCTACAACAGCATGTACCTTCTGGAGCTTTCCCAGGTTATCATATTGCTACCGGGTACTCTGATGGCACTGTAAAACTTTGGAAGATGTTTGGTGTAGATGACCCAGAGCAGACTGGGAGAGAGAGCAACACCTGGGAGCTAGTTGGCATGTTCAGTGCTCATCGGGGACCAATTAGTACAATTTCACTATCCAGATGTGGCAGAGTTGCTACTGTTGGCAGAAATGTTCAGAAGAATAGTACCTCCATTCATATCTGGGAAGCagtaaaactcatgggagatggttgttttctcctgGAAGATGCACTAATGATTCAAAGCCCTGTTGTTGGTTTAGATTGGCTATCTTTAGGCGACGGTAGATTCTTACTTGCAGTCTGTTTTCATAACGAGTTGCATATATATTCCCAGAGGCACCCCTCATTTGAGAATGTGCTGCACGCTGTGAGTTTGGAAAATAAGCATATTTGGAGTTGTATTGCATTAGCCCATTCTCATCATGATGTTGCTGGCTTCCATTGGGGGCCAAAGTCGACAATTCTGCTTGTTCATAAGAATCATCTTTCACTCTTCAGTTCATGGTTAGTAAGAGGAGCAAATGAGCATATTACCCGGAAAGGTTTTTCTTGTGCTACAGATGTGCATGAAGAGTTGCCATGTATTGTGCATTTTAATGGAACTATCTTTGGTAAACTTGGGTTATCAGAAAATCACATCAACATGGAGACTATTGAGAACAACTGTACACTGTTACCAGATCAACACAATATTCATTCTCCTAATGTTTTGTGGAGCTTGTTGGATATATCTGGTATTCTGAGTGGACCTTTGCCATCATATCACCCAAGAGCACTTATCCAGTATCTTTATTCAG GTGAATGGAAACGTGCAGATGGTGTTCTGCAGCATCTTGTTCAATCCATGAAAACGAGTAAAAATTTAGACACCATGTTTAACTGCAGTTCGTGCAGTAAATCCTGCCATAATATCCCTGACATTCCTTTGCCGCAGTACTTTACTGATACACCATCAAGTGACATTTCTAGCAAAGGGTTACTGTGGGGTGACAATAGAAGTAGCACAGCCTTTAATTTGCTGTCACCATCAAATTCATTTTCTTACATGGCAAGTGATTTAGGTATCAACACTATCACTAGTGTATCTCAAAAGTCAGAGATAAACCAGCTGCTTGATAAGAGCTTTGGCATGTTGGCGATAAGTGACAGTGAGAGAATACAGATACTTACAGTTTCTGATCTGTTGGCTGAAATTACTGATCAGAACCGCGCTTCTCCCTATAAAAGCCTTGATGAAGCAGGACGAAG GTTCTGGATTGCTGTGCAGTTCCAGCGCCTATATGCGCTTAGGAGATCTGGAGATTCATCAAGTGTTGAAGGGCGCCATGTTGATTCTGCTTCAATTGCATGGGCCTTCCAATCTGATTGTCAGGATGATCTACTTAATTATGTCCTTCCTGCAGAATCAACTTGGTCAGAGATGCAAAAACTTGGTATGGGATTATGGTATACCAATGTGTCCCAGCTAAGAACCAGG ATGGAGAAGTTGGCAAGGTTGCAGTATCTTAAAAGCAAGGACCCCAAGGATTGTGCTCTGCTTTATATAGCATTAAACAGAATGAAAGTGTTAGTTGGCCTATTCAAGGTCAGCAGAAATGAAAAAGATAAACGTCTGTATGAATTTCTCTGCAGAAACTTTGAG GAAGAAAAAAACAAAGCCGCTGCTCTTAAGAATGCTTATGTACTACTGGGAAGGCATCAATGGGAGCTTGCTATAGCATTTTTCCTGCTTGGAGGTGATGCTTCCTCAGCTCTCAATGTTTGTGCCAAGAATCTTCAAGATGAACAGCTTGCTCTTGTAATTTGTCGGCTTGTTGAGGGATCTGGAGGGCCCTTGGAGCGTAACCTCATTTCGAATGTGCTGCTCCCTGATGCAGCTGAGAAAGGAGACCACTGGCTCTCAAGCCTGCTTGAA TGGATGCTAGGGAACTATTCTCAGTCTGTCAGTAAATTGTTTGGCTGCCATCCCAAGCTACTGTTGGATGAATCCAACACTCGTGGTGGTCAAAATGTGTTTGCAGACCCAGAATTGGGTCAGTATTGTGCAATCCTTGCAACGAAACATAGTTTCAGAAACAGTGTTGGTGAAGCTCTATCTGCAAAGTTATCCAAGCTTTCATTTGCACTGGCTGCATGTGCCTTAAACCGATGTGGACTACCT CTTGAAGCACTTGAATGCCTATCTTGTAAATCAAGCATAGATTACAAGGACAGCACCAGCTCACCGCATGGTGCACATGACAAGATTCTTGATGGAATACTGAACCCTTTTGATGCTTCTTCCAATTGGCTTTCATCAATGGTTGTTAGTGATTTTGAATCAAATCTAAGAGTAAGCATGGCTTCAAAATATTTGTCGCGCATGCTAAGAAACCACTCTCTCTGTTCCGAATGTAGTCTACCACTAAATAAAGACATGGCCCTTAAAGAGCAAAGCAGTCATAGCATCGAAGAACTTACACGTGATGTTACTGCTGCAATTTCAATATTTGATAAAAGGTTCTCACTCCAATTTTCTGATATAGCCGAGAAG ATCCTTACCTTCTGTTGCAATGACGGTATACTGTTTCTTGCATACATTTTGTTATTGGGTCGTAGAACACCAGATGGTGGAACTAATAGTCATGGTGTTGAAGGTTGCTCTGTCCGTCCAACTGACTATCTTTTGTTGGTGTCATGCAAGGAGAGTTGTAAATTTCTTACTCGATATCTTGTCTCCTGCtgcttcatctcctccactcttaATACAGACTTCACCAAATTTACTGCATGCACACCTAAGGAGAACATTAAATACACTATAGCAAGTTTATCACATTTCCTGAGTACTAGCAGGTTACTCCTGAAACAGGGCcacggtagaacttctggattggacACTACATCAGCTCTATCCACTGTTATGGATCTCCTTGAGTACAATATGGAGTTTTCTGTTTCTTGGCTGTGCCGTGACATAAAAGCGTTACTTATCATGATCAATCCAGTGTTAGGCGCTTCTATCAATGAAGAGTCCTTGCAAGTACTATTAGATCAGTTGATGCAAGCTGCACAACGTAGAAGTCATGGTATATCAATTAACACAGATGCGGTAATGCCTAATGGTCCATTTGACATGAAACAACCGGAAACAAGTGAGGACTCAAGTCTTTCAATTGATGAGAAATGGCATTTGATAGGCATGTCTTTGTGGATTGGACTGTCATCCTTCATGAAACATCATTTAACTGAGTTCATTGGAAAAGAAAGACCTGAACTTGAAGCTAGTACAAGTGATGTGGAATTGAAGGGTCTCATCTCTTCAGTTGGCGCAAAGCTTGTTATTGATTCCCTGCATTTTGTGTCATCTTCGTTGGTAAAACTTCATGCATCATTTTTCAGACAGAAGTTATCAAAGAATGTACATCTAAGTGTGCCTTTCTGGTTAGAATATATGTCGTCTCAGCAAAGGTCCGAAAAGACTAGGCACGATCAGTTCGCACATATCGTACAGTGTGTAAACACTGAGAACATGGAGGTGCTATTTAATATTTTATGGGAAATATCTGCTAACCCTGTTGACATTTGCACTGCCTTTGTGAATGAAGAAGTCAATTGCTTTCCGCTAAACAGCACAAAGCTCAGTAGATCTTGGAAGGATATGGTCAGAAATGGAGGAGAAAATAAATGCAGCATTAGCTCTGAGAACAATGAGGAAGGGCGTGGATTTATTGACAAGGCTTCTTCTGATGTGAATACTCTTGAACCAAAAAGAAAATACTTGATCGCACAAAATGATTTTCAGAGCCCAAGGGAACTTTTAAGGAGAAATGGGGAACTCCTTGAG GCAATATGTCTCAACTCAATCAATGAACAGCATGCTGCTATTGCTACCAACCGAAAG GGTCTTGTATTTTTCAACTGGTACGACAAGCAACATGACAAAAAACCAGCGGAGTATATTTGGTCAGGTTCTGATTGGCCATCAGATGGCTGGGCTTGTTCTGAATCCACACGTACACCTACACCTGCTGCAACTCCTATTTCACCTAGTGTTGGTCTTGGGAGAAGAGGACAGCATCTTGGTTCAGATGGAGTGACTATAGGTGTAGGTTCTTTGGCAAAACCTGGACGAGACTTAACTGGTGGTGGAGCATTTGGAATTCCTGGTTATGCTGGTATTGGGGCCTCTGGGTTTGGGTGGGGTGAACCCGACGAATTTGAGGATTTTGTTGATCCTCCAGCAACACTTGAGAACATTCATTCAAGAGCACTATCACGGCATCCTTCTCTGCCATTTTTGCTAGTTGGGTCAAGCAATACACATGTGTACTTATGGGAG TTTGGTAAAGATAGTGCAACAGCTACTTATGGTGTTCTCCCTGCTACTAGTGTTCCACCACCTTATGCACTTGCTTCCATATCAGCTGTTCAATTTGATTATTATGGGCAGCGGTTCGCCACTGCTGCATTAGATGGTACAATTTGTACGTGGCAAGTTGAGGTGGGTGGAAGAAGCAATGTACATCCCACAGAGTCATCTCTGTGCTTTAACGGCCATGCCTC GGATGTTGCTTATGTGGATGCAAGTGGATCTATTCTTGCTGCAGCTGGATGCAATTCAAATGCTGCAAATGTTGTTGTCTGTGACATGCTAGCTCCACCAGCCACATGTCAAAATTCTATCGTGTGTCATGAAG GAGGAGCACGTTCTCTTTCTGTGTTTGATAATGATATAGGCTCTGGAACCATCTCACCGCTGATTGTAACTGGTGGGAAAAGTGGAGGTGTGGCATTGCATGATCTCCGGTTCATTTCTACCGGAAAGAGTAAGCATCACAAAACTACCGCTGGTGGTAGTTCTATTGGGATGATTTGGCATATACCAAAGGCTCATTTAG GAAGTGTCACCAGTTTATCAACCATTCCAAATACAACCCTGTTCTTGACTGGGAGCAAAGATGGGGATGTGAAGCTTTGGGATGCAAACAATTCCCAGCTGGTCTTTCACTGGCAAAAGTTGCATGAGCGGCACACATTTTTTCAACCAACCTCCAGGGGCTTTGGTGGTGTTGTTAGG GCTGGTGTAACAGATATTCAAGTCTTACGTAATGGCTTTGTTTCGTGTGGTGGTGATGGATCTGTGAAGCTTGTACAGTTAAAGAATGATTTTGCTGCAGTAAATCTGCTCTAG
- the LOC124665678 gene encoding putative protein ABIL2 isoform X2: protein MVEAVGSFQGRGAGPGTTGMRSTGEEAQMEESLVFSETIKDLKTLRSQLYSAAEYFELSYIQEDGKQAVVSNLKEYAVKALVNTVDHLGSISFKVSSLVEQKFDEVAEANLRVSCIQQRTQMGQACMNREGLSQQSLVITAPKYHKRYILPGGESIPNAVPNFSEMNKAKNRTAQMQQAFSSAQPKTKDKQPSFRKLRSMARTPSQRAHSSSPVQHPRFMAPSETAIPNKKDKKSDSPISSTTPLTRSGSLSKKPSLLKTSSVRVQMHTTSDPKRLAPLRSYADRYNEDSKEGEQTPKKSKKFLKSLLSRRKSRKEEPLPCYFEDY from the exons ATGGTGGAAGCAGTGGGGTCTTTCCAGGGAAGAGGCGCCGGCCCCGGCACAACGGGGATGCGCAGCACCGGGGAGGAGGCGCAGATGGAGGAGTCCCTCGTCTTCTCTGAAACCATCAAG GATCTCAAGACTCTGCGGTCGCAACTCTACTCGGCGGCAGAGTATTTCGAACTATCCTACATACAAGAGGACGGAAAGCAGGC GGTGGTGAGTAACCTTAAGGAGTATGCTGTGAAGGCCCTCGTCAACACTGTCGATCACCTGGGATCCATATCCTTCAAGGTCTCCAGTCTTGTCGAGCAAAAGTTCGATGAGGTCGCCGAGGCCAATTTGCGGGTCTCCTGCATCCAACAG AGAACTCAAATGGGCCAAGCGTGCATGAATCGGGAAGGCCTTTCGCAGCAATCCTTGGTCATCACTGCTCCAAAGTATCACAAGCGGTACATCTTACCAG GAGGTGAATCAATTCCCAATGCCGTCCCCAACTTCAGCGAGATGAATAAGGCCAAGAACAGGACTGCCCAGATGCAACAAGCTTTCAGCT CAGCCCAACCAAAAACCAAAGACAAGCAACCTTCATTCCG CAAGCTTCGGTCAATGGCCCGTACACCTTCTCAGCGTGCACATTCATCCTCTCCGGTGCAGCATCCACGCTTCATGGCACCTTCTGAGACTGCAATACCTAACAAAAAAG ATAAAAAGTCGGATTCGCCAATTTCTTCGACAACTCCACTCACAAGGTCTGGATCGCTCTCAAAGAAGCCATCCTTGCTCAAGACATCAAGTGTCAGGGTCCAG ATGCACACCACTTCAGATCCCAAAAGATTGGCACCGCTGCGGTCATACGCTGACAGGTACAATGAAGATTCCAAGGAAGGCGAGCAGACTCCGAAGAAGAGCAAGAAGTTTCTCAAATCGCTGCTTAGCAGGCGCAAGTCTAGAAAAGAAGAACCACTGCCCTGTTACTTCGAAGACTACTGA
- the LOC124665678 gene encoding putative protein ABIL2 isoform X1 has product MVEAVGSFQGRGAGPGTTGMRSTGEEAQMEESLVFSETIKDLKTLRSQLYSAAEYFELSYIQEDGKQAVVSNLKEYAVKALVNTVDHLGSISFKVSSLVEQKFDEVAEANLRVSCIQQRTQMGQACMNREGLSQQSLVITAPKYHKRYILPAGGESIPNAVPNFSEMNKAKNRTAQMQQAFSSAQPKTKDKQPSFRKLRSMARTPSQRAHSSSPVQHPRFMAPSETAIPNKKDKKSDSPISSTTPLTRSGSLSKKPSLLKTSSVRVQMHTTSDPKRLAPLRSYADRYNEDSKEGEQTPKKSKKFLKSLLSRRKSRKEEPLPCYFEDY; this is encoded by the exons ATGGTGGAAGCAGTGGGGTCTTTCCAGGGAAGAGGCGCCGGCCCCGGCACAACGGGGATGCGCAGCACCGGGGAGGAGGCGCAGATGGAGGAGTCCCTCGTCTTCTCTGAAACCATCAAG GATCTCAAGACTCTGCGGTCGCAACTCTACTCGGCGGCAGAGTATTTCGAACTATCCTACATACAAGAGGACGGAAAGCAGGC GGTGGTGAGTAACCTTAAGGAGTATGCTGTGAAGGCCCTCGTCAACACTGTCGATCACCTGGGATCCATATCCTTCAAGGTCTCCAGTCTTGTCGAGCAAAAGTTCGATGAGGTCGCCGAGGCCAATTTGCGGGTCTCCTGCATCCAACAG AGAACTCAAATGGGCCAAGCGTGCATGAATCGGGAAGGCCTTTCGCAGCAATCCTTGGTCATCACTGCTCCAAAGTATCACAAGCGGTACATCTTACCAG CAGGAGGTGAATCAATTCCCAATGCCGTCCCCAACTTCAGCGAGATGAATAAGGCCAAGAACAGGACTGCCCAGATGCAACAAGCTTTCAGCT CAGCCCAACCAAAAACCAAAGACAAGCAACCTTCATTCCG CAAGCTTCGGTCAATGGCCCGTACACCTTCTCAGCGTGCACATTCATCCTCTCCGGTGCAGCATCCACGCTTCATGGCACCTTCTGAGACTGCAATACCTAACAAAAAAG ATAAAAAGTCGGATTCGCCAATTTCTTCGACAACTCCACTCACAAGGTCTGGATCGCTCTCAAAGAAGCCATCCTTGCTCAAGACATCAAGTGTCAGGGTCCAG ATGCACACCACTTCAGATCCCAAAAGATTGGCACCGCTGCGGTCATACGCTGACAGGTACAATGAAGATTCCAAGGAAGGCGAGCAGACTCCGAAGAAGAGCAAGAAGTTTCTCAAATCGCTGCTTAGCAGGCGCAAGTCTAGAAAAGAAGAACCACTGCCCTGTTACTTCGAAGACTACTGA